From Candidatus Doudnabacteria bacterium, a single genomic window includes:
- a CDS encoding non-canonical purine NTP pyrophosphatase — protein MSKKILIGTGNPAKVGTYKKLLKNLDLEIVSAKDLNIEAPEEKAKSFEEEAIKKAEFYFKRSGIPVIVDDGGFEIEVLNNEPGIKSRRWIGREMTDEEVISEVFKRMQGQTNRNARHRIVVALATPFGIFTSESEVIGIVPEKPSEKRWPDYPYNSVMYLPNYQKYWGDLLDENDIVNHRAYALEKIKDVISD, from the coding sequence ATGTCTAAAAAGATACTTATTGGCACGGGAAATCCGGCGAAGGTCGGGACCTATAAAAAGCTTTTAAAAAATCTGGATTTGGAAATTGTTTCGGCAAAAGATCTGAATATCGAAGCTCCCGAAGAGAAAGCGAAAAGTTTTGAAGAGGAAGCGATCAAGAAAGCCGAATTTTATTTTAAAAGATCGGGAATCCCCGTTATAGTAGATGATGGCGGTTTTGAGATCGAAGTTCTGAATAATGAGCCCGGGATAAAAAGCCGCCGCTGGATCGGCCGGGAGATGACCGACGAGGAGGTTATTTCAGAAGTATTTAAGCGCATGCAAGGCCAAACCAACAGAAATGCCAGGCACCGGATCGTAGTGGCTTTGGCTACGCCATTTGGAATTTTTACATCCGAGAGCGAAGTAATCGGGATTGTACCTGAAAAACCGAGTGAAAAAAGATGGCCGGATTATCCGTACAATTCGGTAATGTATCTGCCGAATTATCAGAAATATTGGGGCGATCTGTTGGATGAGAACGATATAGTCAATCATCGTGCGTACGCGCTGGAAAAAATAAAAGATGTAATTAGCGATTAG
- a CDS encoding HDIG domain-containing metalloprotein, with translation MTRQEALNLLSEHITNPNLIRHNVAVGFIMKALAEKFGENQDDWELTGMLHDLDWEKTKDNFKNHTKVSKEILEKTDLKPEIINAIYVHNWVHEIKPETLLEKTLYCVEELSGLITAAALVQPDKKLASVTAESVLKKFKQKSFAAGVNREIIMLCKDYINMDLPELVEISLNAMKEHSSEIGL, from the coding sequence ATGACCAGGCAAGAAGCGCTGAATTTGCTGTCTGAGCATATTACCAATCCGAATCTCATCCGCCACAATGTCGCTGTGGGATTCATTATGAAAGCGCTGGCGGAAAAATTCGGGGAAAATCAGGATGACTGGGAACTGACCGGAATGCTGCACGACCTGGATTGGGAAAAGACGAAAGATAATTTTAAGAATCATACGAAAGTGTCCAAAGAAATTCTGGAAAAAACTGACCTGAAACCCGAGATCATTAATGCAATTTATGTTCATAATTGGGTGCATGAGATAAAACCGGAAACGCTTTTGGAAAAAACCTTGTATTGCGTTGAGGAACTATCCGGGTTGATCACTGCAGCGGCCCTGGTCCAGCCGGACAAGAAATTGGCATCCGTGACCGCTGAATCGGTTCTAAAAAAATTCAAGCAGAAAAGCTTTGCCGCTGGCGTGAACCGCGAGATCATTATGCTTTGCAAGGACTACATTAATATGGATTTGCCGGAATTGGTTGAGATCTCATTGAATGCTATGAAAGAACACTCAAGCGAAATAGGTTTATAA
- the lysS gene encoding lysine--tRNA ligase, whose protein sequence is MTEKTEELRKVRLEKLEQLKTAGIEPYPVSVELTESIGEAIADFEKLSQEKKQVILAGRIRSIRGHGKLTFGNIEDDSGAIQFLLREDLLGDKFEQFNALFDMGDFLQASGTLALSKSGEKTLEVSDYKLLAKSLRPVPQNYFGLKDLEVKLRKRYLDLIANKDTRELFRKKALFWQTVRNFMVKQGFLEVWTPVLEAVPGGADAEPFITHHNALNRDFYLRISLELPLKRLLVGGFDKVFEIGRLFRNEGIDREHLQEYDDMEFYWAYADYKDGMKLVEKLFKLAVKNVAGVMETEYEGHKIDWSGKWPKIDYFDIFKKETGLDLNKTTDEELHKKAQELGIDEPKLGRGRLIDAIYKKLVRPKLVQPAFLIGHPVEISPLAKVDPKNPKKVLRFQVLAAKTELGNGWSEVNDPQYQMMRFQEQMKLRAAGDKEAQMLDEDYVEALEYGMPPAVGFGVSERLFAVLMNKAMRETVIFPPMKEEEK, encoded by the coding sequence ATGACAGAAAAAACAGAAGAATTACGCAAGGTTCGCTTAGAAAAACTGGAGCAACTCAAAACAGCCGGAATTGAACCATATCCGGTGAGTGTTGAGCTTACCGAAAGCATTGGAGAAGCAATCGCCGATTTTGAGAAACTTTCACAAGAAAAAAAACAGGTGATATTGGCGGGCAGGATCCGGTCAATCCGCGGCCATGGAAAATTGACTTTCGGGAACATTGAAGATGACAGCGGCGCCATTCAGTTTTTGCTTCGTGAAGATCTGTTGGGCGATAAATTTGAGCAATTCAATGCACTTTTTGACATGGGCGATTTTTTGCAGGCCTCAGGCACTCTGGCGCTTTCAAAATCAGGCGAGAAAACCCTGGAAGTCTCGGATTACAAGCTTCTGGCCAAATCTTTGCGCCCGGTGCCCCAAAATTATTTTGGCCTGAAGGATCTGGAAGTCAAACTGCGTAAGCGTTACCTGGACCTGATCGCCAACAAAGATACCCGCGAGCTTTTCCGGAAGAAAGCCTTGTTTTGGCAGACGGTGCGGAATTTTATGGTCAAGCAGGGATTTTTGGAGGTCTGGACGCCTGTTTTGGAAGCAGTGCCGGGAGGGGCTGATGCCGAACCCTTCATTACACACCACAATGCGCTGAACCGGGATTTTTATCTGCGGATCTCTTTGGAGTTGCCGTTAAAGCGGCTACTGGTCGGGGGTTTTGATAAAGTATTTGAGATCGGGCGCCTGTTTCGCAACGAGGGAATTGACCGCGAGCATTTGCAGGAATATGACGATATGGAATTTTATTGGGCTTATGCTGATTATAAAGACGGCATGAAGCTCGTGGAAAAATTATTCAAACTGGCGGTAAAAAATGTGGCAGGTGTTATGGAAACCGAGTACGAAGGCCATAAGATCGACTGGAGCGGGAAGTGGCCTAAGATAGATTATTTTGACATTTTCAAAAAAGAAACAGGTTTGGATCTGAATAAAACCACTGATGAAGAGCTGCACAAAAAGGCGCAGGAGCTTGGCATAGATGAGCCCAAACTTGGCCGCGGCCGGCTGATCGACGCGATTTATAAAAAACTTGTCCGGCCAAAATTGGTCCAGCCCGCTTTCCTGATAGGACACCCGGTGGAGATCTCGCCTTTGGCAAAAGTGGACCCGAAAAATCCCAAAAAAGTCCTGCGCTTCCAGGTTTTGGCCGCGAAAACAGAACTGGGCAACGGCTGGTCTGAGGTCAATGACCCGCAATACCAGATGATGCGATTCCAAGAGCAGATGAAATTGCGGGCCGCAGGCGATAAGGAAGCCCAGATGCTGGATGAGGATTATGTGGAAGCGCTGGAATACGGCATGCCGCCGGCTGTGGGATTTGGCGTCAGCGAGCGGCTGTTTGCGGTCCTGATGAACAAAGCCATGCGCGAAACCGTGATCTTCCCGCCGATGAAAGAAGAAGAAAAATGA
- a CDS encoding histidine phosphatase family protein, whose protein sequence is MEKLILVRHGFYKHEHGLDLGLFPEWIEITSDLGKKLQPFAPSGKCVRILTSPFRRCVETGQILAKVLGTEPSAHKELQTPTRAFELIKKLSASAEVVIAVLQNDHPYKVAEEVMVNRGKPKPGFFNIRHAEAAVIDWGSCAIKIISPESSG, encoded by the coding sequence ATGGAAAAGTTGATTTTGGTGCGTCACGGATTTTATAAGCATGAGCATGGCTTGGATCTGGGACTTTTCCCCGAGTGGATTGAGATCACGTCTGATCTGGGGAAAAAGCTGCAGCCTTTTGCTCCATCAGGCAAGTGTGTGCGGATCCTGACCTCGCCGTTTAGGCGGTGCGTGGAGACCGGCCAGATCCTGGCTAAAGTGCTGGGCACAGAGCCGTCAGCACACAAAGAACTGCAGACACCTACACGAGCCTTCGAGCTGATCAAGAAATTGTCCGCTTCGGCCGAAGTAGTGATCGCGGTTTTGCAAAACGACCACCCTTACAAGGTGGCAGAAGAGGTGATGGTCAACAGGGGAAAACCAAAACCGGGATTTTTCAACATCAGGCATGCCGAGGCGGCGGTTATTGATTGGGGTTCGTGCGCAATCAAGATCATAAGCCCGGAAAGCAGCGGGTGA
- a CDS encoding DNA alkylation repair protein codes for MNNLTALKNEIKKQGNPKKAKILAGFFKTGKGHYGEGDIFAGIKVPQSRQLALKYKHLSLVDVKKLLASKIHEERLIALLILVHNFEHGSKAEKTKIYKFYLNSAKFVNNWDLVDLSADKIVGEYLLNRPKAILNKLARSENLWERRIAMVATYQFIKNHQFAKTLEIAKKLLSDRHDLIHKAVGWMLREVGKSDEKTLVQFLDKYRQQMPRTTLRYAIERFPERRRRGYLAR; via the coding sequence ATGAATAATTTGACCGCGCTTAAGAATGAAATAAAAAAACAGGGCAATCCGAAAAAGGCAAAGATCCTGGCCGGGTTTTTTAAAACGGGCAAAGGGCATTATGGCGAAGGCGACATATTCGCCGGCATTAAGGTGCCGCAGAGCCGCCAGCTGGCGCTGAAATATAAACATCTAAGTCTTGTTGATGTTAAAAAGTTATTGGCTTCAAAAATCCACGAAGAACGGCTGATAGCGCTTTTGATCCTCGTCCATAATTTCGAACATGGCAGCAAGGCTGAGAAGACAAAGATCTACAAATTTTATTTGAATTCAGCCAAATTCGTGAACAACTGGGACCTGGTGGATTTGTCTGCAGACAAGATAGTTGGGGAATACCTTTTAAATAGACCCAAAGCAATTCTGAACAAACTGGCGCGGTCTGAAAACTTGTGGGAGCGGCGGATCGCCATGGTTGCCACATATCAATTTATAAAAAATCATCAGTTTGCCAAAACTTTGGAAATTGCCAAGAAGCTTCTTTCCGACAGGCATGACCTGATCCACAAGGCAGTCGGCTGGATGCTAAGGGAAGTCGGCAAAAGCGATGAAAAAACTTTGGTTCAATTTTTGGATAAATATCGGCAACAGATGCCGCGGACAACGCTTCGGTATGCCATTGAGCGGTTTCCCGAAAGACGGAGAAGAGGATACCTGGCCAGATAA
- a CDS encoding matrixin family metalloprotease, with the protein MSKYKNLIIFFIFIVLAAAGGVFYYQSKNLHLFAKPCTAPITYSIGTFDPKFGVTQQKFLDDVNQAVQIWDMPISKDLFQYSAAGKLKINLVYDYRQEATDKLRALGLTIDDSQSSYNTLKARYDSLSADDKVRKQKLDADTASYEKQRAAYEQQVNYWNSNGGADRQTAAQLNAQRDQLNAQAAQINQEKDQFNAIVDQINALASTLNRIGSALNLNVSQYNTVGQSRGQEFEEGLYKSDSSGNEIDIYEFDNQNQLIRVLAHELGHALGLSHINTNPEAIMYYLNQGKNEKLTAEDISAVKQLCGINN; encoded by the coding sequence ATGTCAAAATACAAGAATTTAATTATATTTTTTATTTTTATTGTTCTGGCCGCGGCAGGCGGTGTTTTTTATTATCAGTCAAAAAATCTGCATCTGTTTGCCAAACCCTGCACGGCTCCGATCACTTACTCCATCGGAACATTTGATCCCAAGTTCGGCGTAACGCAGCAGAAATTTTTGGATGACGTGAACCAGGCAGTCCAGATCTGGGATATGCCGATCAGTAAAGACCTGTTCCAGTATTCTGCGGCCGGCAAGCTGAAGATCAATCTGGTTTATGACTATCGCCAGGAGGCGACGGACAAATTGCGGGCGCTGGGCCTGACCATCGACGATTCGCAGTCGTCTTACAATACGCTGAAGGCGCGTTATGATTCTTTGAGCGCGGACGATAAGGTCCGGAAGCAAAAACTCGATGCCGATACAGCCTCATACGAAAAACAGCGCGCCGCTTATGAGCAGCAGGTGAATTATTGGAATTCCAACGGCGGGGCTGACCGCCAAACCGCAGCGCAATTGAATGCCCAGCGCGACCAGCTCAATGCGCAGGCCGCTCAGATCAACCAGGAAAAAGACCAGTTTAATGCAATTGTTGACCAGATCAATGCTTTGGCCAGCACGCTGAACCGGATCGGGTCCGCGCTTAATTTGAATGTGTCGCAATATAACACGGTAGGCCAAAGCCGCGGGCAGGAATTTGAAGAAGGCTTGTATAAGTCCGATTCATCGGGCAATGAAATTGACATTTATGAATTTGACAATCAAAACCAGCTGATCCGGGTTTTGGCTCACGAGCTCGGTCATGCTTTAGGGCTTTCTCACATCAATACCAACCCTGAGGCCATCATGTATTATCTGAACCAGGGCAAAAATGAAAAATTGACGGCAGAAGATATCTCTGCGGTCAAACAATTGTGCGGTATCAACAATTAG
- the msrA gene encoding peptide-methionine (S)-S-oxide reductase MsrA, with product MPDKKLETAVFGGGCFWCTEAIFTRLKGVESVESGYAGGHTDNPTYEQVSAGNTGHAEAIKIEFDPKVVKFADLLNVFFGTHDPTTLNRQGDDVGEQYRSAVFYMTAEQKTEAEQFIKKLEDDETFDDPIVTEVSALEKFWPAESYHQRYYEQNKNKAYCQFVINPKIAKLRQKFAPLLKPE from the coding sequence ATGCCAGACAAAAAATTGGAAACTGCGGTATTCGGCGGCGGGTGCTTTTGGTGCACGGAAGCTATTTTCACGCGCCTGAAAGGCGTGGAATCCGTGGAATCCGGCTATGCCGGCGGACACACTGATAATCCGACTTATGAGCAGGTCAGCGCGGGCAACACCGGGCATGCGGAAGCCATCAAGATCGAGTTTGATCCGAAGGTCGTAAAGTTTGCGGATCTTTTGAATGTGTTCTTCGGCACGCATGATCCGACCACACTGAACCGCCAGGGCGATGATGTGGGCGAGCAGTACCGCTCCGCGGTTTTTTATATGACTGCCGAGCAAAAAACCGAAGCCGAACAATTCATCAAAAAACTTGAAGATGACGAGACTTTCGACGATCCGATCGTGACCGAAGTTTCGGCTTTGGAAAAATTTTGGCCGGCGGAAAGCTATCACCAGCGCTATTATGAGCAGAATAAGAACAAAGCCTATTGCCAGTTTGTCATAAATCCGAAGATCGCCAAACTGCGGCAAAAATTCGCGCCGCTTCTGAAACCGGAATAA
- a CDS encoding TspO/MBR family protein: MKLNYIIIPLITALVALSGSEFVEIGLKSWYKRLQLPDIAPDGITIGRVWTGIYVLTAISVMIIWNSSDIAHSDPIFIYTIGLFVLNGVMNVFWNFLFFTLHLTGLATVESTALGLSVLALILLAYPVSMPASLLLLPYFAWVCFTTYLNYNIWELNK, encoded by the coding sequence ATGAAATTAAATTACATTATAATCCCTTTAATAACCGCGCTGGTGGCGCTTTCCGGCAGTGAGTTTGTTGAGATAGGCTTGAAAAGCTGGTATAAGAGGCTTCAGCTGCCGGATATAGCGCCTGATGGCATCACGATAGGCCGGGTCTGGACCGGGATATATGTTCTGACCGCTATTTCTGTGATGATCATCTGGAATTCCAGCGACATCGCGCACAGCGATCCGATATTCATTTATACTATCGGACTTTTTGTACTGAACGGGGTCATGAATGTTTTCTGGAATTTTTTATTTTTCACCCTGCATCTGACCGGGCTGGCAACAGTGGAATCCACCGCCCTGGGTCTGTCCGTGCTGGCGCTGATTTTGCTTGCATATCCGGTTTCGATGCCGGCCTCGCTTCTGCTCCTGCCGTATTTTGCGTGGGTTTGCTTTACTACTTATTTGAATTACAACATCTGGGAATTAAATAAATAA
- a CDS encoding metalloregulator ArsR/SmtB family transcription factor codes for MKEIERIVKALANRRRLAILKCLKHQREASVGQIADQIKLSLKATSKHLNLLAHADLVDKEQRSLTVFYRLNPNQRTFVKSLINEL; via the coding sequence ATGAAAGAAATAGAAAGAATTGTGAAGGCCTTAGCTAACCGGCGGCGGTTGGCAATTCTCAAGTGTTTAAAGCATCAGCGCGAAGCCTCAGTCGGCCAGATTGCGGACCAGATCAAACTTTCACTTAAGGCAACATCCAAACATTTGAATCTATTGGCGCATGCGGATCTGGTTGATAAAGAACAAAGAAGTCTCACAGTATTTTACCGGCTAAATCCAAACCAGCGAACATTCGTCAAATCCCTGATTAACGAACTCTAA
- a CDS encoding YwbE family protein → MNGNNRDDIKPGMEVEVILKEHQGTGTLTRGRVAEILTSSDFHHRGIKVRLEDGQVGRVQNIL, encoded by the coding sequence ATGAACGGAAACAATCGCGATGATATAAAACCCGGCATGGAAGTAGAGGTGATTCTGAAAGAGCATCAGGGCACCGGCACTCTGACCCGCGGCCGTGTGGCTGAAATTCTGACCAGTTCTGATTTTCACCATCGCGGCATAAAAGTCCGGCTGGAAGACGGGCAGGTCGGCCGAGTGCAAAATATATTATAA
- a CDS encoding GIY-YIG nuclease family protein has product MYYVYILRCADKTLYTGICVDLARRVREHNSSVLGAKYTRGRRPVKLIFSQKFRNRSSAQAKEYRIKQLSQSEKLEIIRKANYERKQSR; this is encoded by the coding sequence ATGTATTATGTTTACATTCTCAGATGCGCGGATAAGACGCTCTATACCGGCATCTGCGTCGATCTGGCCAGAAGAGTGCGCGAGCATAATTCCTCGGTTTTGGGCGCCAAATACACGCGGGGCAGAAGGCCGGTAAAACTTATTTTTTCCCAAAAATTCCGCAACAGATCTTCTGCGCAGGCCAAAGAATATCGCATCAAACAATTATCCCAAAGCGAAAAATTGGAAATCATCAGGAAAGCCAACTATGAACGGAAACAATCGCGATGA